The window CCCACGAGGGGCGCGAGACGATGGTGGACGTGGTGCGGCAGACGGCGGCGCGCCTCGCCATTCCCTTCACCGTCGGCGGCGGCATCCGCACGGTGGCGGACATGACGCGCCTTCTGCGCGCCGGAGCGGACAAGGTGTCCATCAACACCTCGGCGGTGCAGAACCCCCACCTGATTGCCGAAGGGGCGCGCCTCTTCGGCAGCCAGTGCATCGTCGTGGCCATTGACGCCAAATGGAACCCCGACGCGAGACGCTGGGAGGTCTACACCCATGGCGGGCGGAAGGCGACGGGGCTTGACGCCGTCGAATGGGCCCGGCAAGCCGAGGCGCTGGGGGCGGGGGAGATCCTCCTCACCAGCATGGACGCCGACGGCAGCAAAGACGGCTATGACCTGGCCTTAACCCGCGCCGTGGCCGAGGCGGTAGGCATCCCCGTCATCGCGTCGGGCGGGGCCGGGTCGGCGGAACACATCTACGCCGTGCTGACGGAAGGGAAAGCCGACGCCGCGCTGGCCGCGTCCATCTTCCACTACGGCGAGACGTCGATCGGCGCGGTGAAGGCCTACTTGCGCGAGCGGGGGGTGCCGGTACGTGTCTGATCCCCAGCTGTCCATTCCGTGGGAGGCGCTGCGCTTTGATGAACGGGGCCTCATTCCGGTGATCGTGCAGGATGTCGCCAGCGGCGATGTCTTGATGTTCGCGTTTGCCAACCGCGACGCGCTGGTCAAGACGGTGCAGACGGGCGAAGCCCACTTCTACAGCCGCTCGCGGCAGGCGCTGTGGCGCAAGGGGGCCACGTCGGGGAACGTGCAGCGCGTCGCGCGCATCCGCTACGACTGCGACGGGGACTGCCTCCTGTACGAGGTGGAACCGCAGGGGCCGGCCTGTCACGAAGGCACGCCGTCGTGCTTCAGCGGCACGCTGTGGGCGGCCGACGCTTCCGATGCGCCGGCGCGTCCGCCGCTGGCCGTGCTGACCCTCCTCGAGCGGGTGGTTGCCCAGCGCGACCGCGAGCGGCCAGAGGGGTCCTATACGACGTACCTGTTCGAGAAGGGCTTGGACAAGATCCTGAAGAAGGTGGGCGAAGAGGCGAGCGAGGTGATCATTGCCGCCAAGAACGCATCGGCCTGCGAGCTGCGTTACGAGGCGGCCGATCTCCTCTACCACCTGCTCGTCCTCCTGCGCGCCGCCCGAATTTCCCTTGCGGCGGTGCTGGAGGAGCTGGCCGAACGGCACAAGCCGTCGTAGGGGTATGGTATACTGAAAACAGAAAACCTTGGACGGCCTGGAGGTTTCCATGCCCCACAACGTGACCCCACCCCTGCGCGCCTCGCGCGCATCGCGGCAAACCGTTGTCCCCCTGCCCCTGGGCGACGTGCCGTTCTTGTGCCGCCGCGCACGCGTCCAGCAGCGGCGGAAGGCTTACGACAAGGCCATCCGCTTGCTTGAGCGGGCGGTGCAGCTCGCGCCCGACGATGTGGACGCGTGGTATCTGTTGGCCGAGGTGCTGGCCGAGGCGGGGCGGTTTGCCGAATCCAACGAAGCGCTTTGGCGGCTCCGGGAGCTGTGCCCCGAGTGGGCCGACGTGTGGTACTTCCTCGCGTCGAACCACGCCTATCTCGGCGCCTACGAGGAGGCCGAAGCGTACGCCTTGCGCTATTTGGAGCGGGAGCCGCAGGGCGAGTACGCCGATCTGGCCCACGACTTGCTCGAGGCGGTGTACGCGGAGCTTCACCAGGCGGACGAGGGCGGCGGGCCGCCGCAGAACGGGTCGATCGTGCAGCGCCACGAGCATGCCCGCGCGCTGCTCGAGACGGGGCGGTTTCATGAGGCGCAGGCGCTCTTGGAGGACCTGGTGAAGGCCCATCCCGACTTTTTGCCGACGCGCAACAACCTGGCCTTGGCCTACTATTACACCGGGCGTCTCGAGCGGGCCGTGGCCGCCGTCGAGGCGGTGCTCGCGCAAGACCCGCACAATCTCCACGCCCTCTGCAACCTGGCCGTTTTTTGCGTCAATCTGGGCGACTGGCCGCGGCTGGTTCACCTTTCGCGGTTGCTGGTGAAGCTGATCCCCCTCCAACCGGAGGCGATGTACAAGCTGGCCACCACGCTGGGCCTGTTGGGCGAGCATGAGCGCGCGCGCGTGTTGCTCCGCAAGCTGCTCGATTGGGCGCGGATGGAAGAGGCGCCGCTCCTGCATTTCGCCGCGGTGGCGGCGTACAACACCGGCCATCCCGAAGAGGCCCGGCGCCTGTGGGAAAAGGCCGTGCGCCTGAGCGGCGATCCGGTGGCCGCCTACTACTTGCAGGTGATGGAAGAGGTGGAGGCGGGGAAGCGGGCGGCCCCCGAGGCGCTGCCGTATCAGCACCAGATCCCGCTTGAGGGTTACGAGCAGGTGGCGCTGCTTTCGCCCCAGGAGCTTCCGGAAGGGCTGCGCAACGACCCGCTGGTGCGGGCCTCCTACTTGTGGGCGCTGCGCTTTGGCGATGCGGCGACCAAGCGGCGCGCGATCGAGGCGCTGGCCCAGCTCGGCGACAGCGAAGGGGAGGCGGCCTTGCGCCAGTTTCTCCTCGACCCCGACGAGGCCGACGATCTGAAGGCCCTGGCCTTTCTCGCCTTGCTCTCGCGCGGTGGCCGCGGTTTTGCGGCGGGAGAGGGCGAGCGGCCGGGGGATGAGGGGAGCGTTCCCGGATGGCTTTCCGTTGTTGCGGGGTGGCCGCCGGCGTGGCGAAAGGTGCTGCTATCCCTGTCGGTGCAATACAACGCGGACCGCGAGAATCCGGTGTACCGCGAGGCGGTGGCCCTCTGGTGCGCCTACGTGATGGCGAAGCGCCCGGAACCGAGGCAGATTCGCAAACCCGAGGCGTGGGCGGCGGCGGTGGAGTACGTGGCGGCGCGGCGGGTGGGAAAGCCG is drawn from Calditerricola satsumensis and contains these coding sequences:
- the hisF gene encoding imidazole glycerol phosphate synthase subunit HisF; the encoded protein is QFCEGESAPNTRDSDNEKGSFVNLRDAGDPVALAAAYDEAGADELVFLDISASHEGRETMVDVVRQTAARLAIPFTVGGGIRTVADMTRLLRAGADKVSINTSAVQNPHLIAEGARLFGSQCIVVAIDAKWNPDARRWEVYTHGGRKATGLDAVEWARQAEALGAGEILLTSMDADGSKDGYDLALTRAVAEAVGIPVIASGGAGSAEHIYAVLTEGKADAALAASIFHYGETSIGAVKAYLRERGVPVRV
- the hisIE gene encoding bifunctional phosphoribosyl-AMP cyclohydrolase/phosphoribosyl-ATP diphosphatase HisIE; protein product: MSDPQLSIPWEALRFDERGLIPVIVQDVASGDVLMFAFANRDALVKTVQTGEAHFYSRSRQALWRKGATSGNVQRVARIRYDCDGDCLLYEVEPQGPACHEGTPSCFSGTLWAADASDAPARPPLAVLTLLERVVAQRDRERPEGSYTTYLFEKGLDKILKKVGEEASEVIIAAKNASACELRYEAADLLYHLLVLLRAARISLAAVLEELAERHKPS
- a CDS encoding tetratricopeptide repeat protein, coding for MDGLEVSMPHNVTPPLRASRASRQTVVPLPLGDVPFLCRRARVQQRRKAYDKAIRLLERAVQLAPDDVDAWYLLAEVLAEAGRFAESNEALWRLRELCPEWADVWYFLASNHAYLGAYEEAEAYALRYLEREPQGEYADLAHDLLEAVYAELHQADEGGGPPQNGSIVQRHEHARALLETGRFHEAQALLEDLVKAHPDFLPTRNNLALAYYYTGRLERAVAAVEAVLAQDPHNLHALCNLAVFCVNLGDWPRLVHLSRLLVKLIPLQPEAMYKLATTLGLLGEHERARVLLRKLLDWARMEEAPLLHFAAVAAYNTGHPEEARRLWEKAVRLSGDPVAAYYLQVMEEVEAGKRAAPEALPYQHQIPLEGYEQVALLSPQELPEGLRNDPLVRASYLWALRFGDAATKRRAIEALAQLGDSEGEAALRQFLLDPDEADDLKALAFLALLSRGGRGFAAGEGERPGDEGSVPGWLSVVAGWPPAWRKVLLSLSVQYNADRENPVYREAVALWCAYVMAKRPEPRQIRKPEAWAAAVEYVAARRVGKPVKQRELAARYGVAPSAVSRIARLLRLALAKP